TGACGACAACGATCCCAAAGTCATGGGCCCGCTAGGTCTTCTCGGGTCAAAACCAGCCGTCGAGGCTATGAAACACGCAGATCTCCTGATTCTCCTCGGTACCATATTCCCCTACGTATCATTCATGAACGATAAGGCCAAGGTCATACAGGTCGATATAGACACCGCAAACATAGGAAAGAGAGTTCGTGTCGACTTACCGTACCAGTGTACGGTCTCAGATTTTCTCAGCAGTGTGTCACCTGAAGAGAAAGAGGAAAAATTCTATGCTAAATTCTCCGAAGACAAAAAAGACTGGATCTCAAACCTTGAAAAACTGGAATCCGATATGTCCACTCCCATCAAACCGGAATTCCTTACATCGATAATATCCAGGAAAGCTGATAAAGATGCTGTCTTCATAGTTGATACCGGCAACGTTACAGTCTGGTCAACAAGAGATATAAGAGGAGGTACGCAGAGGACATTTCTGCTCTCCCCCTGGCTTGGTACCATGGGCGTTGGAATTCCAGGAGCCGTCGGGACCTCGTTCGCCACAGACAGGCAGGTCATAGCCATTACCGGTGACGGAAGTTTTGCAATGACAATGATGGAACTGATCACTGCAAAGAAGTACTCAAGGCCGGTTAAGATTGCAGTGTACAACAATTCCAAGCTCGGAATGATCAAATTTGAAGAAGAGATAATGGGGTATCCGGAATGGGGTGTCGATCTCCTTAACCCCGATTTTTCGAAGATTGCAGAAGCCATAGGGATAAAGGGAATACGCGTTGAGGACCCGAATAAACTTGAAACCGCGATCGATGAGTTCCTGAAGTTTGACGGGCCAGCTGTCCTGGACACTGTAATTTTCGCAAACGAGAGACCCATGCCGCCAAAACTCGTGTTTTCACAGGTAAAGGGATATATCACCTCGATCCTTAGGGAAAAGCTGGAGTGATCATAAAGTGGCGCTGGAACTCGGAGGCGTTGACGAAGTGCTGTTCTTTGTAGATGATGTGCCTCGAGCAACAAATTGGATCATGGAACTCCTAGGCAAGAAA
This is a stretch of genomic DNA from Thermoplasmatales archaeon. It encodes these proteins:
- a CDS encoding thiamine pyrophosphate-dependent enzyme, with the protein product MAVTVANIIINTLADLGVKRVYGVPGDSINPLVDALRTQKRIEFVQTRHEEGAALEAAFEAKFTGHATVCMGTSGPGSIHLINGLYEAKMSRVPVIALTGQVETDLLYQDYFQEVDLNRLFDDVSVFNAQVINPDSAFAIVKRAYRESMSKRGVSHLTLPVDILRKNASSGIIDNFSFKFPQTVIDAKPAEEMINASQNPLIFIGRGAFGLSDLIGKFAEKIGAPIIYSVNSKGVVDDNDPKVMGPLGLLGSKPAVEAMKHADLLILLGTIFPYVSFMNDKAKVIQVDIDTANIGKRVRVDLPYQCTVSDFLSSVSPEEKEEKFYAKFSEDKKDWISNLEKLESDMSTPIKPEFLTSIISRKADKDAVFIVDTGNVTVWSTRDIRGGTQRTFLLSPWLGTMGVGIPGAVGTSFATDRQVIAITGDGSFAMTMMELITAKKYSRPVKIAVYNNSKLGMIKFEEEIMGYPEWGVDLLNPDFSKIAEAIGIKGIRVEDPNKLETAIDEFLKFDGPAVLDTVIFANERPMPPKLVFSQVKGYITSILREKLE